The Sphingobium sp. JS3065 genomic sequence TATCGGATCTGGTCGAGGGCGAGCGGCCGGCGACGCTCTATCTCGTCGTGCCGCCCAGCGACATCTCGCGCACTAAGCCGCTGATCCGCCTCATCCTCAACCAGATTGGGCGCCGGCTGACCGAGGAGCTGACGCCCAAAGGCAATCGGCATCGCGTGCTGTTGATGCTGGACGAGTTCCCCGCGTTAGGGCGGCTCGACTTCTTCGAGTCCGCCCTGGCGTTCATGGCCGGCTACGGGCTCAAGGCATTCCTGATCGCGCAGTCGCTCAACCAGATTGAGAAGGCATACGGCCCCAACAACGCGATCCTCGACAACTGCCATGTCCGCGTGAGCTTCGCCACCAACGACGAACGCACCGCCAAGCGCGTGTCGGATGCGCTCGGCACCGCCACCGAGATGCGGGCGATGAAGAACTACGCCGGGCATCGCCTGTCGCCGTGGCTCGGGCACCTGATGGTGTCGCGGTCGGAGACCGCTCGCCAGCTTCTCACTCCCGGCGAGGTGATGCAGCTTCCGCCTGACGACGAGATCGTCATGGTGGCGGGCGTCCATCCGATCCGGGCGAAGAAGGCGCGCTACTACCAGGATCGCCGCCTGTCCGAGCGGATTGCACCGGCGCCAGCGCCGCAGGCGGCCAAGGTCAGGCCCGACGACTGGACCGGGCGACAGGCATCCGCCGATCCGAAGCAGGTCGCGCGCATCGTCCGCGATGCTGAGGACGCGGCCAATGGTGGGCTGCGCCGCGAGCCCGAGTTGCCCGAGCATGTCGCGATCGCGCCCGAGACCCCGCCGCCGGCCCAGGAGTTCGCGATCGTCGACGACGAGCAGGACGACGCGGCCCGGCAAGCGGCAGTGCGTCGTCGGATGCAGGGGCTCGCTCGGCAGGCGTCGCTCGATCCGAGCGACGGTATCGACCTGTAGGGGACAATCATGCGTCTCAGGCTCAACGTCTATTTCCCGCCCGCGCTCGCCAAGCAGGTGGACGAGCTGGCGATCCGCCGCCGCATCTCGCGCTCAGCGATCGTGGAGGCGGCGGTCGCGTCCTACCTCTCGCCGGACGGCGCCGACCGGATGGAGGCGGCGTTCGCCCGGCGGCTTGATCGCTTGTCGCGTCAGGTCCAGCGACTTGAGCGCAACACCGGCCTGACGACCGAGGCGCTGAGCCTGTTCGTCCGGTTCTGGCTGTCGGTGACGCCGCCGCTGCCCGACGAGGATCAGGCCGCCGCACAGGCGAAGGGACGAAAACGCTACGAGGGCTTTATCGAAACACTCGGCCGGCGTTTCGCCAGCGGTAAGACGTTGATGGACGAGATCCCCGAAGATGTCTGGCCGCGCTCAACATCACCCGAGTCGGACTGAATTGCCGCGCCTGATCCTGATGTAGCGGAAGGTCGCTTCCGCCCTCGGCAACGTATCTGCCGCCCTCTCTACTACGCCAGCAACTAGCTGTTGCGAGCCGAGTATTCCTGCGTCTCTTGATGTGCCCCGACAGCCGGGCGGCGCTTCGCCCGGTCCTTTGCAGGGGCCAGCCGTTGACCATTCACCCGATCCGAACCGAGGCGAAATCACGCGGCGCGCGGATGCTGCGAACCGCGCTCGGGCCGTCGATCGCGGCCTGGCTCGACGACCCCGCCGTCATCGAAGTGATGCTGAACCCGGACGGCCGGCTGTGGCTCGATAGGCTCGGCGAAGGCATCAGCAATACGGGCGAGCTGCTGAGCGCTGCCGACGGCGAGCGCATCGTCCGCCTGGTCGCGCACCATGTCGGCGTCGAGGTTCACGCCCGATCCCCGCGCGTCTCCGCCGAGCTGCCGGAAGGAGGTGAGCGGTTCGAGGGGTTGCTGCCGCCCGTCGTCGCCGCGCCGGCCTTCGCGATCCGCAAGCCCGCCGTCGCCGTGTTCACGCTCGACGACTATGCGGCGGCCGGGATCATGTCGGCGGCCGAAGCTGAGGCGTTGCGCCACGGCGTCGAGAGCCGCGCCAACATCCTCATCGCGGGCGGCACCGGCGCGGGCAAGACCACGTTGGTCAACGCGCTATTGGCGGAAGTCGCCAAGACCACCGACCGCATCGTCCTGATCGAAGATACGCGCGAGCTGCAATGCGCCGCGCCTAACCTCGTCGCCATGCGGACCAAGGACGGCGTGGTGTCGCTGTCCGAGCTGGTCCGCTCGTCGCTGCGCCTGCGCCCCGACCGCATTCCCATCGGCGAGGTGCGCGGCGCCGAGGCGCTCGACCTCATCAAAGCCTGGGGCACCGGCCATCCCGGCGGCGTCGGCACGATCCACGCCGGCACTGCGCTCGGCGCGCTGCGCCGCATGGAACAGCTCATCCAGGAGGCCGTCGTGACGGTCCCGCGCGCGCTGATCGCCGAGACCATCGACATGATCGCCGTGCTGGTCCGCGACGCGCACGGGCGCCGGCTGACCGAACTGGCCCGCGTCGAAGGGCTCGACCCCGCGACCGGCGACTACCGCCTCGCACCGCTCACCACCCCCCAACCCGGAGACCTGCCATGATCCATGCCCTTCGGCATGGCGCACGCCGCGCCATGCTCACCGCCACCGCCAGCGTGATCGCATTGACCTTCGCCGTTCCGGCCCATGCCGGCGGCTCGTCGATGCCGTGGGAAGCGCCGCTCCAGTCGATCCTCGAAAGCATCGAAGGGCCAGTGGCGAAGATTATCGCCGTCATCATCATCATCATCGTGACCGGCCTGACGCTGGCGTTCGGCGACACGTCGGGCGGCTCGCGCCGGCTGATCCAGATCGTGTTCGGCCTTTCTATCGCGTTCGCCGCGTCGAGCTTCTTCCTGTCGTTCTTCTCGTTCGGCGGTGGAGCGCTGATCGCATGAACGGCGCGGCCGATCATGGCGAACCGATCGCGGGCTATTTCGCCCCGGTCCATCGGGCGCTGACCGAGCAGATATTGCTCGGCGGCGCCCCGCGCTCGCTCGCCATCGTCAACGGGACGCTGGCGGGCGCGATCGGCCTCGGCCTGCGCCTGTGGATCGCCGGCCTGGTCATCTGGGTCGTCGGCCACGGGCTGTCCGTCTGGGCCGCCCGCCGCGACCCGCAATTCGTGGACGTGGCCCGGCGTCACCTCCGCTACCCGACATGGATGCGGCCATGATGAGCTTGCGCGAATATCGCAGCAAAGCTGCTAACCTTCCCGACTTCCTGCCCTGGGCCGCGCTGGTCGGCGAAGGCGTGGTGCTCAACAAGGACGGCTCGTTCCAGCGCACAGCGAGGTTTCGCGGCCCCGATCTCGACAGCGCGACGCCGGCAGAGCTGGTCGCCACGACCGCACGGCTGAACAATTCGCTGCGCCGGCTCGGCTCCGGCTGGGCGATCTTCGTCGAGGCCCAGCGGACGCCTGCGCTCGACTATCCGGAAGGCCACTTTCCCGATCCCGTGTCGTCGCTGGTCGAGTTCGAGCGCCGCGAGCAGTTCCGCGAGGAGGGCGCACATTTCGAGAGCCGCTATTTCCTCACCCTGCTGTGGATGCCGCCGGCCGAAGAAGCCGCCCGCGCCGAAGGTTGGCTTTACGAGGGCCGGTCCACCAGCGGCGCCGATCCGTGGGAACTGCTCAAGGGCTTCACCGACCGCAGCGACCGGGTGCTCAACCTGGTCGAAGGCTTCGTGCCCGAGGTCCGCTGGCTCGATGACGCCGAGACGCTGACCTATCTGCACAGCACGGTTTCGACACGCCGCCAGAGCGTCCGCGTGCCGGAAACGCCGATGCACCTCGATGCGCTGTTGGCCGACGAGCCGCTGACCGGCGGACTGGAGCCGCGCCTGGGCGAGCATCATCTGCGCACGCTCACTATCGTCGGCTTCCCCAGCGTGACCTTCCCCGGCCTGCTCGACGAGTTGAACCGGCTCGCCTTCGAGTATCGCTGGGCGACCCGCGCGATCATGCTCGATAAGACCGACGCGACCAAGCTGCTGAGCCGCATCCGACGCCAGTGGTTCGCCAAGCGCAAGAGCGTCATGGCGATCCTGAAAGAGGTGATGACTAACGAGGCGTCGGTCCTGATGGACAGCGACGCATCGAACAAGGCCGCCGACGCCGACACCGCCCTGCAGGAGCTGGGCGCCGACTATGCCGGCATGGCCTATGTCACCGCGACGGTGACGGTGTGGGACCGCGATCCAGCCATTGCGGCGGAAAAGCTGCGGCTGGTCGAGAAGGTCATCCAGGGCCGCGACTTCACCGTGATCCCGGAGAGCATGAACGCGATCGAGGCATGGCTGGGGAGCCTCCCCGGCCACGCCTACGCCAACGTCCGCCAGCCCCCGATTTCCACCATCAATCTCGCCCACCTGATCCCCCTGTCAGCAGTATGGGCGGGGCCGGAACGGGACGAGCATTTCGGTGCTCCCCCCTTGCTCTACGGCAAGACCGAAGGCTCGACCCCGTTCCGGTTTTCCCTTCACGTCGGCGATGTCGGCCACACGCTGATCGTCGGGCCGACCGGCGCCGGCAAGTCGGTGCTGCTCGCCCTCATGGCGATGCAGTTCCGTCGCTACGAGAACGGCCAGGTCTTCGCCTTCGACTTCGGCGGCAGCATTCGCGCCGCCGCGATCGGCATGGGCGGCGACTGGCAGGACTTGGGCGGGATGCTTGCCGACGAGGCCGGCGACGGCGTGCAGCTCCAGCCGCTGGCACGGATCGACGATCCGGCCGAGCGCGCCTGGGCGGCCGAATGGCTGGCGGCGATCCTCGCGTCCGAGGGCGTCGCGGTCGATCCGCAGGCCAAGGAGCATCTGTGGTCGGCGCTCGGCTCGCTTGCCAGTGCGCCCGTCACGGAACGCACGCTGACCGGGCTCGCCGTGCTGCTCCAGAGCCAGCAGCTCAAGCAGGCGCTCGCATCCTATTGCCTTGGCGGGCCGTGGGGCCGGCTGCTCGACGCCGAGGCCGAGCGTCTTGGCGTGGCGTCGGTTCAGGCGTTCGAGACCGAGGGCTTGGTCGGCGCCGGATCGGCAGCAGCCGTCCTGTCTTACCTGTTCCACCGGATCGAAGGCCGGCTGGACGGCTCGCCGACGCTCATCATCATCGACGAGGGCTGGCTGGTCCTAGACAGCCCGGACTTCGCCGCGCAGCTCCGCGAATGGCTCAAGACGCTGCGCAAGAAGAACGCCAGCGTCGTGTTCGCCACGCAGAGCCTCGCCGACATCGAGACGTCGAGCATCGCGCCGGCCATCATCGAGAGCTGTCCGACGCGCATCTTCCTGCCGAACGAGCGCGGGGCCGAGCCGCAGATCGCCGCCATCTACGAGCGGTTCGGCCTCAACGCCCGCCAAATCGAAATCCTGAGCCGGGCGACGCCCAAGCGCGACTATTACTGCCAGTCGAGGCGCGGCAACCGGCTGTTCGAGCTGGGGTTGGGCGAGGTCGCGCTGGCCTTCGCCGCCGCTTCTTCCAAGACCGATCAGCTCCGCATCGCCGAGTTGGTCGAGACCCACGGCCGCGAGCACTTCGCCGCCGAGTGGCTGCGCCATCGCGGCCTGGTTTGGGCGGTCGATCTTCTTCCCGAACCTCAATCCGATCCGCTGGCCGGTCGCCGGGAAGATGCCGGCCAGCTCCCCCTTGCCTTGAAGGACATGACCCAATGAAACCCAATATCCTGCGCCGCGCCATGCTGGCCGGCGCCATCGCCACGTCGAGCATGATCGGCATCACCGCCGCCACGCCGGCTCACGCTCAGTTCGGCGGGATCGTCTATGACCCGACCAACTATGCGCAGAACGTGCTGACGGCCGCTCGGTCGCTCCAGCAGATCAACAACCAGATCCAGCAAATCCAGCAGCAGGCGACCAGCCTCATCAACGAGGCGCGCAATCTGGCGTCGCTGCCGTTCAACTCGCTCCAGCAGTTGCAGCAGCAGGTGCAGCGCACCCAGCAGCTTCTCGGCGAGGCGCAGCGCATCGCCTACGACGTGCAGAACGTCCAGCAGGTCTTCAACGGACGCTACAAGGGCGCGGCGCTCACCGGCACCCACGCGCAGATGGTCGCCAACGCTAACGCGCGCTGGGAGGATAGCGTCGGCGCGTTCGAGGACGCGCTTCGCGTTCAGGCCGGCGTCGTCGGCAATATCGACGGCGCGCGCACGACGATGGACGGCCTGGTCACGTCGAGCCAGTCGGCGACGGGCGCGCTTCAGGCCGCGCAGGCGGGCAACCAGCTTCTCGCGCTGCAATCGCAGCAGCTCGCGGACCTGACGGCGCTGCTCGCCGCGCAGGGCCGGGCGCAGGCGCTGGACTCGGCGCGCAACGCGGCCGTCGAAGCCGAAAGCCGCGAACGGCTCCGCCGCTTCCTGACGCGGTCCACCGGCTATCAGCCGGGCAACGCCCGCATGTTCCACGACTGATCGTCATGGACAGCAAGCTCCTCGCGCGCATCGGCGCCGTCATCTTCATCGCCATCGCCATCACGATGACGGCGATCGAGATGAGCCGAGCGCCAGAGCCACCGCGCGCGGGGCCGGCGGCCGTCGCCGAGAAATCGGCGACGGACCCGCTGTTGATCGAGCTGCGCCGCTGCCAGTCGATCGGCGCGGCCGGGGCGAGCGACCCTGATTGCCTGCGCGCCTGGGCCGAGAACCGTCGTCGGTTCCTCGCGCCCGGCGCGCGTCCCGCCGCCCGCATCGCCGATGGCGCTACCCCGCAGGAGAATTGATATGGGCGGCACCGGCGTCGTCGATCGCTTTCTGGATGTCTTCACCCGCTACATCGACAGCGGGTTCGGCCTGCTCGGCGGCGAGGTGGCGTTCATCGCCACCACCCTGATCGTTATCGACGTGACCTTGGCCGCACTGTTCTGGACGTGGGGCGAAGGCGACGACATCATCGCGCGCCTCGTCAAGAAGACGCTGTTCGTCGGCGTCTTCGCCTATATCATCGGCAACTGGAACAGCCTGGCGCGCATCGTCTTCGAGAGCTTCGCCGGCCTCGGCCTGAAAGCCTCGGGCACGGGCTTCACGGCCGCCGAGCTGCTCCAGGCCGGCCGGGTCGCTCAGGTCGGCCTCGATGCGGGCCAACCGATCCTAGAATCCATTTCAGACTTGATGGGCTGGGTCGCGTTCTTCGAGAACTTCATCCAGATCGCGGTGCTGCTGATCGCCTGGCTGCTGGTTATCCTCGCCTTCTTCATTCTGGCGATCCAGCTCTTCGTGACGCTGATCGAGTTCAAGCTGGCGACGCTCGCCGGCTTTGTCCTCATTCCGTTCGGCCTGTTCGGTAAGACCGCCTTCATGGCCGAGCGCGTGCTGGGGCTCGTCATCTCGTCGGGCGTCAAGGTGCTGGTGCTCGCCGTCATCGTCGGCATCGGCTCAACGCTGTTCGACGAGTTCCGCGCCGGGTTCGGCGGCGCGCAGCCGAGCATCGAGGACGCTCTGGCCGTCGCGCTCGCCTCGCTCTGTCTGCTGGGCCTCGGTATCTTCGGTCCGTCGATCGCCAACGGCATCGTCTCGGGCGGCCCAGCGCTGGGCGCAGGGGCCGCGGCGGGAACGGTGCTTGCGGCCGGCGGCGCGATGGCCGGTGGCGCGGCCGCCGCCCGTCTCGGCGCCGGCGCGGCGGCAGGCGCGGTCAGCGGCGCGGCGCGAGGCGCGGCCTTCACCTCCGGCGCCGCTAACAGCGCTTATGCCCTCGGCTCCGCCGGAAAGACCGGCGCGGCTGCGGTCGCCGGCGGCGCTGGCGGCGTCGGCCAGGCGGCGGTCGGTGCGGCCATGTCGCCGCTTCGCAAAGCGGCCGCCTCGCTCAAGGACAGCTATCGCTCCGGTGGCCGCGCCGCCGTCACTGCCACCGGCGGGACCATTTCAGGCGGCTCAGCAGCCTCACCGTCACAGTCGTCCGGCGCGCCCGCCTGGGCGTCCGCGATGAAGAACCGCCAGACCATGACCCACGGCGCGACCATCGCCGCCCACACACTGCGCTCCGGCGACGGCGGCGGCAGCGGCGCATCCGTCGATACCAGCCAGAAGGATTGATCCATGTTCAAACGACCGAGCATCCGCTACGGCCAGACGCCCGAGCCTGCCACACCCTATCAGCGCGCCGCGCAGGCATGGGACGACCGCATAGGCTCGGCGCGCGTTCAGGCAAAGAACTGGCGGCTCGCCTTTTTCGGCACGCTGGCCCTGTCGGGCGGGCTGGCCAGCGGTCTCGTTTGGCAATCGACGCGCGGCCACATCGTCCCTTGGGTCGTGCAGGTCGATCGGCTGGGAGAGGCCCAAGCGGTCGCGCCGGCCGAGGCCGGCTACCGTCCGACCGATCCGCAGGTCGCGTTCCATCTCGCCCGCTTCATCGAGCAGGTGCGCGCGATCCCGGCAGACCCGGTGATCGTCCGTCAGAACTGGCTCAGGGCTTATGACTTCACGACCGATCGCGGCGCGCTCGCGCTCAACGATTATGCGCGCGCCAACGACCCATTCGCCAACGTCGGGCGGGTGCAGGTCGCGGTGGAGGTGTCGAGCGTCATCCGGGCATCGCCCGACAGCTTCCGCGTCGCCTGGATCGAGCGCCGCTATCAGGACGGCAGCCTTGCCGCCACCGAACGCTGGTCGGCGATTCTCACCATCGTCGTCCAGCCGCCGCGCACGCCCGACGCCCTGCGCAAGAATCCGCTCGGCGTTTTCGTCAACGCCCTCAACTGGTCGAAGGAGCTGTCGCAATGACCGGCATACCCATCCGCAGCGCCGCCACGGCCGCGCTGTTCATTTCCGCATCCGCGCTCGCCGGCTGCGCCACCACGTCGGCGAGGCCGTCCGTGATTGTCTTTGACGATCCGGCCCCGGTGATCGTGGCGACGCCCGCGGCAGAACCGCCGCGCGCCGTCGAGATCGTGACGATCCCCGAGCCGTTGCCGCTGCCCGGCCAGTTGAAGCCGGTGACGGAGAGCGCGCGACCGCCAGAGCCCGCCGATCCGCGCCGCCGTGTCGGCGACGCCAACGATGCCGCGCGCATCCAGCCCGTGCGCGACGGCTTCCTCAACGCCATTCAGCAATATCCGTGGACCGACGGCGCGCTGTATCAGGTCTATGCCGCTCCCGGCCAGGTGACGGACATCGCGTTACAGGAGGGCGAACAGCTCGTCGGGCCGGGGCCGGTCGCGGCCGGCGACACCGTGCGCTGGATCATCGGCGATACCATCAGCGGCAGCGGGCCAGCGGCGCGGGTGCATATCCTCGTCAAGCCGACCCGGCCCGACCTCGCCACCAACTTGGTCATCAACACCGATCGGCGCACCTATCATCTCGAATTGCGCGCGACCCCGACGACTTACATGGCATCGGTCTCTTGGACCTATCCGCAGGACCAGCTCATTGCCTTGCAGGGTCGCAACGCGGCCGCTGCCGCCGCTGCGCCAGCGGCGACCGGCGTGGACGTGTCCGCGCTCAATTTCCGCTACCGGATCGAAGGCGACCGCGCGGCGTGGAAGCCCGTTCGCGCGTTCGACGTTGGCCGGCAGGTGTTCGTGGAGTTTCCGGCCGGGATCTCTCAGGGCGAGATGCCGCCGCTGTTCGTGATCGGCGCGGCCGGTGACGCCGAGCTGGTCAATTACCGCGTGCAGGGCCGCTACATGGTGGTCGATCGCCTATTCGCCGCTGCCGAGCTGCGCCTTGGCGACCGACGCAGCGAACAGCGCGTCCGCATCGTGCGCGATGACGGGCGGAGGGGGCGGCCGTGACAGACAGCCACGATCCCGCCGTTGGAGACCAGCCCATGCCCCAAGCGGAACGGCCCGATCCCGCCGCCTTCCAGCTTCGTGGCGATCCGCCCCGCGTCATGCGGCTGTCCCGTAAGGCACTCGCCGTCGTCGGCGTCGCCGCCGGCCTCGGCATCGGTGGTTCGCTGATCTATGCACTGCGGCCGCCGGGTGAGAAGGCCGCGCAGGAACTCTACAACACTGACAGCCGCGCCACCTCGGAGGCGATCACGTCCGGGCCGCGAGACTACGCCCAGGCGCCGCGTCTTGGACCTCCGCTGCCCGGCGATCTCGGTCGCCCGATCGTGTCGGCGCAGCAGCGCGGCGAGGACGTGCCCGTGCCACCGATCGGCGCGCAGCCGGGCCCGCCTGATCCGCGCGCACAGGCGGCGGAAGCCGCCCGGCAGCGCGCCGCGCAGGAGCGCGATGCTGCGCGCACCAGCTCGGTCTTCCTCGGCAGCGGCGGCGCGCGCGCAAGCGCGGAGCCCGTTGCGACGCCGGGCTTGCCAGCGCCTTCCGGGCAGGAGCCAGCCCAGCAGGCTGCGCAAGGCGACCAGGCCGGCAAGCGCGCGTTCATGGCGCAGGCGTCCAATCAGCGCACAGTCAGCGTCGAGCGGCTGACGGCGCCGGCATCCCCCAACATCGTGCAGGCCGGCAGCATCATCCCGGCCGCGCTCATCACCGGCGTCCGTTCGGACCTGCCCGGCCAGATCACCGCGCAGGTCACGGCGAATGTCTATGACAGCCCGACCGGCCGCATCCTGCTCATTCCGCAGGGCGCGCGACTGATCGGCGAGTATGACAGTGAGATCGCCGCCGGACAGACCCGCGTGCTGCTAGCCTGGGATCGGCTCATCATGCCAGACGGGCGCTCGATCGTTCTCGAGCGCCAGCCCGGCGCGGACGGAGCCGGATTCGCGGGGCTACAGGACCGCGTGAATCAGCATTGGGGCAATCTCCTCAAGGCGGCGGCCGTCTCGACGCTGCTTGGCGTCGGCGCCGAGCTGGGTGCGGACAGCGAGGACGCCCTGACGCAGGCACTGCGTCGCGGCTCACAGGACACCATCAATCAGACCGGCCAGCAGATCGTGCGGCGGCAGCTCAACGTGCAGCCGACGCTCACCATCCGGCCGGGGCATCCGCTGCGCGTGGTCCTTACACGCGACCTCGTGCTTGAGCCGATCGGAGCAACGCGATGACGAAGTTGAAGCTGGGGCCGCTGGCCGACGACCGACCCGTCAAGCTGACGGTCGAACTGCCCGCGGCCGTTCACCGCGATCTTGTCGCCTACGCCGCAGCGCTCGCGGCCGAAACGGGCGGGGAGATCGTCTCCCCCGAGAAGCTCGTCTCGCCCATGCTAGCGAAGTTCATGGCAAGCGACCGGGGGTTTTCGCGGCGTCGGGGCGCCGCGAAGGACTGAGCTGATGCGCTGCCGTCAGTTGCCCAAGAACCGCCTGCGGCGCTCCTGAGCCTCGACCTTGATTATCGCTTCCTCGGCAGTGGCGCATTCGCCACCACGCACCGAGCCATCGCGGCATCCGGCCACGACCTGCCGCGCCTCGTCGATATGCGCCACGAAATATTGCGTGCCGCGCGCCTCGCTTGGCGCCGCAGCGATGGGCGACGGGATGGCGACGGCGGCCGCCTGCTGCGTCGGCGCGATCACCGGCCGCAGGACAAATCCGCCCGCGAAACCGATCACCAATGTAACGAGTGCGATGATGATTGTCTTACCTTGCGACATGGATGTGACTCCAATAACTCACTCTTAATCTACTGGATTCACTGCGAGAAATCAAAAGACAGCGCCATCCAAGGAAACGCCGCAGCGCGGGGTTGCCATTGTCATCGCGCCAGCAACCCGAATGGCCCGTTAGGGCCGGCCCCTGTTCGCCGTGTATCGCTCGATAGACGACATCGGGGTAGCGCGCACCGGTTGAACCCTCGCAAACGATGCTCACGCCCGAGTTGCCACCGAGAACGCTCAGGACTGTCTCGCGGCTCGCCTGGAGCATTCGGATGTCGGGCTTACTGCCCGAGACCGCCAGACGGCCTAGCAGCATATCTCGTATCTCCGGGCCGGGATCGGCCGCAGGCAGCAGGAATCGCTCGTTGCGAAGATCGATCCAGTGAACCACATCGCGTTCGGCGAGCGGATGCGACGCCGGAAGCGCCACCAGCATCCGCTCGCTCCATAGCGGTTCGCAGCGAAACCCGTCATGGCCGGCCACGCCCATGAGGATTGCGATGTCGATCTCCCCGGTATCGAGACCGGCGAGCAGGACGCTGCGATCGGCCTCGACGCATTCGACATCGACGTCGGGATGCGCGTCCTGCCAACTCATCAGCGTCGCCCGGAGATTGCCTGCGGAGACCGAGCTGTTGTGCCCGAGCATCAATCCGCCGGCGCGGCCCTGGCCGGCCGCGCGCATCATCGCCACGAGCTTGTCCGCCGTGGCTACCATCGGCTTCGCGCCGCGAATGAAGGTATTTCCCGCCAGCGTCATCGTCACACCAGCGCGCGAGCGCTCAAAGATCGGCATGCCGACCGAGCGCTCCAACTTGAGGATAGCGCGGCTCAGCGTCGATTGCTCGATGTCGAGCGCGCGGGCCGCACGATAGAAGCTACCATGATCCGCTGCTGCGATAGCGTAGCGAAGCTGGCGGATGTCAAAGGGCATTGCTCAACTTTCGCCCCATCGACGCGATCAGGTGAACCGCTTTGCGCCCGCGACGCAGAGGATGACGATCACCGTCGAGGCGATCATGGTCCACGCGACGGGCTCGCCCAGCACTACGCCAGCGAGCAGGAGACCGAAAAAGGGC encodes the following:
- a CDS encoding CopG family transcriptional regulator; the encoded protein is MRLRLNVYFPPALAKQVDELAIRRRISRSAIVEAAVASYLSPDGADRMEAAFARRLDRLSRQVQRLERNTGLTTEALSLFVRFWLSVTPPLPDEDQAAAQAKGRKRYEGFIETLGRRFASGKTLMDEIPEDVWPRSTSPESD
- the trbB gene encoding P-type conjugative transfer ATPase TrbB, which encodes MTIHPIRTEAKSRGARMLRTALGPSIAAWLDDPAVIEVMLNPDGRLWLDRLGEGISNTGELLSAADGERIVRLVAHHVGVEVHARSPRVSAELPEGGERFEGLLPPVVAAPAFAIRKPAVAVFTLDDYAAAGIMSAAEAEALRHGVESRANILIAGGTGAGKTTLVNALLAEVAKTTDRIVLIEDTRELQCAAPNLVAMRTKDGVVSLSELVRSSLRLRPDRIPIGEVRGAEALDLIKAWGTGHPGGVGTIHAGTALGALRRMEQLIQEAVVTVPRALIAETIDMIAVLVRDAHGRRLTELARVEGLDPATGDYRLAPLTTPQPGDLP
- a CDS encoding TrbC/VirB2 family protein gives rise to the protein MIHALRHGARRAMLTATASVIALTFAVPAHAGGSSMPWEAPLQSILESIEGPVAKIIAVIIIIIVTGLTLAFGDTSGGSRRLIQIVFGLSIAFAASSFFLSFFSFGGGALIA
- a CDS encoding VirB3 family type IV secretion system protein — protein: MNGAADHGEPIAGYFAPVHRALTEQILLGGAPRSLAIVNGTLAGAIGLGLRLWIAGLVIWVVGHGLSVWAARRDPQFVDVARRHLRYPTWMRP
- the trbE gene encoding conjugal transfer protein TrbE; the protein is MMSLREYRSKAANLPDFLPWAALVGEGVVLNKDGSFQRTARFRGPDLDSATPAELVATTARLNNSLRRLGSGWAIFVEAQRTPALDYPEGHFPDPVSSLVEFERREQFREEGAHFESRYFLTLLWMPPAEEAARAEGWLYEGRSTSGADPWELLKGFTDRSDRVLNLVEGFVPEVRWLDDAETLTYLHSTVSTRRQSVRVPETPMHLDALLADEPLTGGLEPRLGEHHLRTLTIVGFPSVTFPGLLDELNRLAFEYRWATRAIMLDKTDATKLLSRIRRQWFAKRKSVMAILKEVMTNEASVLMDSDASNKAADADTALQELGADYAGMAYVTATVTVWDRDPAIAAEKLRLVEKVIQGRDFTVIPESMNAIEAWLGSLPGHAYANVRQPPISTINLAHLIPLSAVWAGPERDEHFGAPPLLYGKTEGSTPFRFSLHVGDVGHTLIVGPTGAGKSVLLALMAMQFRRYENGQVFAFDFGGSIRAAAIGMGGDWQDLGGMLADEAGDGVQLQPLARIDDPAERAWAAEWLAAILASEGVAVDPQAKEHLWSALGSLASAPVTERTLTGLAVLLQSQQLKQALASYCLGGPWGRLLDAEAERLGVASVQAFETEGLVGAGSAAAVLSYLFHRIEGRLDGSPTLIIIDEGWLVLDSPDFAAQLREWLKTLRKKNASVVFATQSLADIETSSIAPAIIESCPTRIFLPNERGAEPQIAAIYERFGLNARQIEILSRATPKRDYYCQSRRGNRLFELGLGEVALAFAAASSKTDQLRIAELVETHGREHFAAEWLRHRGLVWAVDLLPEPQSDPLAGRREDAGQLPLALKDMTQ
- the trbJ gene encoding P-type conjugative transfer protein TrbJ; amino-acid sequence: MKPNILRRAMLAGAIATSSMIGITAATPAHAQFGGIVYDPTNYAQNVLTAARSLQQINNQIQQIQQQATSLINEARNLASLPFNSLQQLQQQVQRTQQLLGEAQRIAYDVQNVQQVFNGRYKGAALTGTHAQMVANANARWEDSVGAFEDALRVQAGVVGNIDGARTTMDGLVTSSQSATGALQAAQAGNQLLALQSQQLADLTALLAAQGRAQALDSARNAAVEAESRERLRRFLTRSTGYQPGNARMFHD
- the trbK-alt gene encoding putative entry exclusion protein TrbK-alt; amino-acid sequence: MDSKLLARIGAVIFIAIAITMTAIEMSRAPEPPRAGPAAVAEKSATDPLLIELRRCQSIGAAGASDPDCLRAWAENRRRFLAPGARPAARIADGATPQEN
- the trbL gene encoding P-type conjugative transfer protein TrbL, with translation MGGTGVVDRFLDVFTRYIDSGFGLLGGEVAFIATTLIVIDVTLAALFWTWGEGDDIIARLVKKTLFVGVFAYIIGNWNSLARIVFESFAGLGLKASGTGFTAAELLQAGRVAQVGLDAGQPILESISDLMGWVAFFENFIQIAVLLIAWLLVILAFFILAIQLFVTLIEFKLATLAGFVLIPFGLFGKTAFMAERVLGLVISSGVKVLVLAVIVGIGSTLFDEFRAGFGGAQPSIEDALAVALASLCLLGLGIFGPSIANGIVSGGPALGAGAAAGTVLAAGGAMAGGAAAARLGAGAAAGAVSGAARGAAFTSGAANSAYALGSAGKTGAAAVAGGAGGVGQAAVGAAMSPLRKAAASLKDSYRSGGRAAVTATGGTISGGSAASPSQSSGAPAWASAMKNRQTMTHGATIAAHTLRSGDGGGSGASVDTSQKD
- the trbF gene encoding conjugal transfer protein TrbF, which codes for MFKRPSIRYGQTPEPATPYQRAAQAWDDRIGSARVQAKNWRLAFFGTLALSGGLASGLVWQSTRGHIVPWVVQVDRLGEAQAVAPAEAGYRPTDPQVAFHLARFIEQVRAIPADPVIVRQNWLRAYDFTTDRGALALNDYARANDPFANVGRVQVAVEVSSVIRASPDSFRVAWIERRYQDGSLAATERWSAILTIVVQPPRTPDALRKNPLGVFVNALNWSKELSQ